The DNA sequence ACCACGCCTAGTCCGCCCTTTATCCTCCCTACAAACACCTCGACCAGCTTTACCAGCGAGCTGCCTATGCCTCCCCGGTCCATAAGTCCGCCTACCATGATGAATAGAGGTATGGCGAGAAGGACTAACGAGCTCATCTGGCTGAAGCTGTAAGGCAAAAGAAAAGATGGATCGTAGCTGTGGGAAACCACCATGAACAGAGTGGATAGCATGAAGCAGAAGGGTACAGGAAGCCCCAGTAGGAGAGTCACTATTATTAAAATTAAAGCTATAGTTATCGCCATTTTATTTCCCTCCTAGGATAAAAGATATAGGGACTCATGATGTGAAGGCTCCTTTTTTATCTTCTTTTCCAAGGGACAGGAAATTTCCCAGGTCCTCGAGAAAATAGACCAGCGAGTAGAAACTCATAAGTATGTAGCCCACAAGAATCGATACCTGAGATATGAATATCGGTATCCTGAGTCCGGTGGTCCTTGGCATCCATTCGATGCTGTAGAGCACCATGTCCACCGCCCACCAGCTGAATACTACGCACAACACCGTCATGGTGAGCCTGACCAGGACGGATAGAAAAGCCTGTGCCTTTAGGGGCAGAAGCTGAGGTATTATGTCCGCCTTGACGTGGCTTTTGTCGTAGACTCCATAGGAACTTCCTATGAGGTATAGCCAGAACGCCGCTATGA is a window from the Dethiosulfovibrio russensis genome containing:
- a CDS encoding TRAP transporter small permease; protein product: MLALVEKIKNSPLWRGLIRFQQVLMVLTSVFVVLIMCFEVLLRYVFKSDLFGIEEIVVIAAFWLYLIGSSYGVYDKSHVKADIIPQLLPLKAQAFLSVLVRLTMTVLCVVFSWWAVDMVLYSIEWMPRTTGLRIPIFISQVSILVGYILMSFYSLVYFLEDLGNFLSLGKEDKKGAFTS